From a region of the Pseudomonas fulva 12-X genome:
- a CDS encoding methyl-accepting chemotaxis protein has product MPVWIRDISLKHKFWAVNAVAFITTLLLVLFAMLQEQDTFAQAARASAQQQAQLLAAWPVDQPIPATAGLLTFKTGEAPKLPADADATSLKGASGWVALKHDALFGSDPLLGAQVIERGAEQRIAVLASGRSLAQVFAERAGHYALAVAVLMLALLAASQLLIRFLLTHLNTLKDVMLHVEKSGDLSARVPLQSRDEVGQMAGAFNAMQDGYQRVVGAVIQAASQLDEGTARLAQGMQAVRQGMLGQQSETDQAATAINEMSTTVHHIAEHAATTRDQSQTADQLAGVGQNVVTGVVDAITGLSSGVRQTANLIEQVAADSQKIGSMVGVIHGIAEQTNLLALNAAIEAARAGEMGRGFAVVADEVRNLAKRVQDSTNEITGMIGTLQVGTRDAVAFMQESSLKADDCVRAAHEAGDALAAITGAVAQMRESNTQIAVAAEQQSQVAEEMTRSVIGIRDVTEQTVEQTLQSATTSSQLAELAGELSRAIRQLKP; this is encoded by the coding sequence ATGCCCGTCTGGATCCGCGATATCTCCCTGAAACACAAGTTCTGGGCGGTGAACGCCGTCGCCTTTATCACCACTCTGCTGCTGGTGCTGTTCGCCATGCTTCAGGAGCAGGACACCTTTGCCCAGGCCGCCCGCGCCAGTGCCCAGCAGCAGGCGCAATTGCTGGCTGCCTGGCCGGTTGACCAACCAATTCCCGCGACCGCAGGTTTGCTCACCTTCAAAACCGGTGAAGCACCGAAACTGCCGGCCGACGCGGATGCCACATCGTTAAAAGGCGCCAGCGGCTGGGTCGCCCTGAAACATGACGCCCTGTTTGGCAGCGACCCGCTGCTTGGCGCGCAAGTCATCGAGCGCGGCGCCGAGCAGCGCATCGCCGTGCTGGCCAGCGGGCGCAGCCTGGCCCAGGTGTTCGCCGAGCGCGCCGGCCATTACGCCCTGGCGGTGGCCGTGCTGATGCTTGCCCTGCTGGCCGCCTCGCAGCTGTTGATCCGCTTTCTGCTTACCCACCTCAACACCCTCAAGGACGTGATGTTGCACGTCGAGAAGAGCGGCGACCTGTCCGCCCGCGTACCGCTGCAAAGCCGCGACGAGGTCGGGCAGATGGCCGGCGCCTTCAATGCCATGCAGGACGGCTATCAACGTGTGGTCGGTGCGGTCATCCAGGCCGCCTCCCAGCTCGACGAAGGCACTGCGCGCCTGGCGCAAGGTATGCAGGCGGTGCGTCAGGGCATGCTCGGCCAGCAGAGCGAAACCGATCAGGCCGCCACGGCGATCAACGAGATGTCGACCACCGTGCACCATATCGCCGAACACGCCGCCACCACCCGCGACCAGTCGCAGACCGCCGACCAGCTCGCCGGGGTTGGCCAGAACGTGGTTACCGGCGTGGTGGACGCCATCACCGGGCTGTCCAGTGGCGTGCGGCAGACGGCGAACCTGATCGAGCAGGTGGCCGCCGACAGCCAGAAGATCGGCAGCATGGTCGGCGTCATCCACGGCATTGCCGAGCAAACCAATCTGCTGGCGCTCAACGCGGCCATCGAGGCGGCAAGGGCCGGTGAAATGGGTCGCGGTTTCGCCGTGGTAGCCGATGAAGTGCGCAACCTGGCCAAGCGGGTACAGGATTCCACCAACGAAATTACCGGCATGATCGGCACGCTGCAGGTCGGCACCCGCGATGCGGTGGCGTTCATGCAGGAGAGTTCATTGAAAGCCGACGACTGCGTACGCGCCGCCCATGAAGCCGGCGACGCGCTGGCGGCGATCACCGGCGCGGTGGCGCAAATGCGCGAAAGCAACACGCAGATTGCCGTGGCGGCTGAGCAGCAGAGCCAGGTGGCCGAGGAAATGACCCGCTCAGTGATCGGCATCCGCGACGTTACCGAACAGACGGTCGAGCAGACCCTGCAGTCGGCCACCACCAGCAGCCAGCTGGCGGAGCTGGCCGGCGAACTGTCGCGGGCCATCCGCCAGCTCAAACCCTGA
- a CDS encoding CHAD domain-containing protein — MSGFVGTLRSEVLRLQIALYACRERLQAQTDDEALHDLRVCLRRLRSLLKPLKGAAGSEASQRRAAELGQLTGPLRDLEVLIATLRASGEHAAADRRLAQRRKGDALVLDSRALPALFRALDEWPQELAAQQACGELEDLHKKVRRYLRKQRGKLIEALGDAEHDPHQVRLLIKRVRYTAEAYPQLSPLSAAQLKLLKKGQAALGDWHDHFQWLATAEREPDLRAFIPAWRESMQAAERSAQVIQARLLAALQ; from the coding sequence ATGAGTGGTTTTGTCGGTACGTTGCGCAGCGAAGTGCTGCGTCTGCAGATCGCGCTCTACGCCTGTCGCGAGCGATTACAAGCGCAGACCGATGACGAAGCGCTGCACGATCTGCGGGTCTGCCTGCGCCGCTTGCGCAGCCTGCTCAAACCGCTCAAAGGGGCCGCCGGTAGCGAGGCGTCGCAGCGCCGAGCCGCCGAACTCGGGCAGCTGACCGGCCCCTTACGTGACCTGGAGGTGTTGATTGCCACCCTGCGCGCCAGTGGTGAGCACGCCGCCGCAGATCGGCGCCTGGCGCAACGCCGCAAGGGCGATGCGCTGGTGCTGGATAGCCGAGCCTTGCCGGCGCTGTTTCGCGCTCTCGATGAGTGGCCGCAGGAGCTGGCCGCCCAGCAGGCCTGTGGAGAGCTGGAGGATTTGCACAAAAAAGTGCGTCGTTACCTGCGCAAGCAGCGCGGCAAACTGATCGAGGCCCTGGGCGATGCCGAGCATGATCCCCATCAGGTGCGGCTGCTGATCAAGCGCGTGCGGTATACCGCCGAGGCCTACCCGCAACTCTCGCCGCTCTCTGCCGCCCAGTTGAAGCTACTCAAGAAAGGCCAGGCAGCCCTCGGCGACTGGCACGACCATTTTCAGTGGCTGGCGACTGCCGAACGCGAGCCGGATCTGCGGGCCTTCATTCCCGCCTGGCGCGAGTCGATGCAGGCGGCTGAGCGTTCGGCCCAGGTGATACAGGCGCGCTTGCTGGCAGCGCTGCAATAG
- a CDS encoding TatD family hydrolase, which translates to MQLIDIGVNLTHASFDDQHAAVLERAFAAGVCQLVLTGTSLAESDHALSLCLKLDEHGERLFSTAGVHPHDARNWSSDDSKRLRALLAEPQVRAVGECGLDFNRDFSPRPLQEKALEEQLSLAADLQMPVFLHERDAHPRFVQILRDYRDRLPAAVVHCFTGEQRALFDYLDLDLHIGITGWICDERRGAHLHPLMKEIPAGRLMLESDAPYLLPRSLRPKPKSGRNEPAFLPEVLREVALHRRESQEEVARHTTACARAFFGLPEITEPSDEQSGEWDYR; encoded by the coding sequence ATGCAACTCATCGACATCGGCGTCAATCTGACCCACGCAAGCTTCGACGATCAGCACGCCGCCGTGCTCGAACGCGCCTTCGCTGCCGGCGTCTGCCAATTGGTATTGACCGGCACCAGCCTGGCTGAAAGCGACCATGCGCTGAGCCTGTGCCTGAAGCTGGACGAGCACGGCGAGCGGCTGTTCAGCACCGCCGGCGTGCATCCCCATGACGCCAGGAACTGGAGCAGCGACGACAGCAAACGCCTGCGCGCCCTGCTCGCCGAGCCTCAGGTCCGGGCCGTGGGCGAATGCGGCCTGGATTTCAACCGCGACTTCTCGCCCCGCCCGCTGCAGGAAAAAGCCCTGGAAGAGCAACTGAGCCTGGCTGCCGACCTGCAGATGCCGGTGTTCCTGCACGAGCGCGATGCCCACCCGCGCTTCGTGCAGATTCTGCGCGACTACCGCGACCGCCTGCCGGCTGCCGTGGTGCACTGCTTCACCGGCGAGCAGCGCGCGCTGTTCGACTATCTGGATCTGGACCTGCACATCGGCATCACTGGCTGGATCTGCGACGAGCGCCGTGGGGCGCACCTGCACCCTCTGATGAAGGAAATTCCCGCCGGCCGTCTGATGCTGGAAAGCGACGCGCCCTACCTGCTGCCGCGCAGCCTGCGTCCGAAACCCAAGAGTGGACGCAACGAGCCGGCGTTTCTGCCCGAGGTGCTGCGCGAGGTGGCGCTGCATCGCCGCGAATCCCAGGAAGAAGTGGCCAGGCACACCACGGCCTGCGCCCGCGCGTTCTTCGGCCTACCCGAAATCACCGAGCCGAGCGACGAGCAATCAGGCGAATGGGATTACCGTTGA
- the greB gene encoding transcription elongation factor GreB codes for MSRYRPPRAAGTPLITPQGEARLRAELHELWHVRRPEVTRSVSEAAAQGDRSENAEYTYGKKMLREIDSRVRFLTKRLEKLKVVDSRPSDPDKVYFGAWVTVEDEDGVGARYRIVGPDELDLKQNLISIDSPLARALVGKGLDAEVRVQTPTGDKYWYIVAIDYP; via the coding sequence ATGAGCCGATACCGTCCTCCCCGCGCCGCGGGAACGCCCCTGATCACCCCGCAAGGTGAGGCGCGCCTGCGCGCCGAACTGCACGAGCTCTGGCACGTGCGCCGGCCCGAAGTGACCCGCTCGGTCAGTGAAGCGGCGGCTCAGGGTGATCGCTCGGAGAACGCGGAGTACACCTACGGCAAGAAGATGCTGCGCGAGATCGACAGCCGCGTGCGCTTTCTGACCAAGCGGCTGGAAAAGCTCAAGGTAGTGGACAGCCGCCCAAGCGACCCGGACAAGGTGTACTTCGGCGCCTGGGTCACGGTGGAAGACGAAGACGGCGTTGGGGCGCGCTACCGCATCGTCGGCCCCGACGAGCTCGACCTCAAACAGAACCTGATCAGCATCGACTCGCCCCTGGCCCGCGCCCTGGTCGGCAAGGGTCTGGATGCCGAAGTGCGGGTGCAGACGCCGACCGGCGACAAGTACTGGTACATCGTCGCCATCGATTACCCCTAA
- a CDS encoding transglycosylase SLT domain-containing protein, which translates to MLRVLFILCLLLSLPLPAVARIAGPLEVTGPAAPRDLPGIRKSGELRVLVNQSRNSSGEVKGQSIGVEYQRLRALEQYLNRNARDGRTLRLKLIPKAKDQLLAALQRGEGDLVAPGELLSGKGSNVLASEAIRRDVPVVIVARQGNRRYQRLEQLSGRSLSLPVGSVAKDALHDINLKLAERKLPPILVEWVDPTLAVEDVLEMVQAGIFDFTAAELPIAERWAKVMPKLRVDRHLVLDDQGDMRWYMRRDAPMLSASVDRFLEGYRAPSDQDAAFQRVYRRLYKVHSPMGRAERQRLERVRPVLQRYAEQHDFDWLALAALAFKESTLNPMARGSSGATGLMQITPAAARSVGISDISRIESNVQASAKYLAKIRRGFFNSPRLNERERMAFVLAGYNLGPQRVQSLRAEARRRGLNPDQWFFQVERVAMEELGMGVVSYVNAVNKYYLAYARERYSLEPAQKVSARN; encoded by the coding sequence ATATTGCGCGTCCTTTTCATTCTTTGCCTGTTGCTCTCGCTGCCGCTGCCGGCAGTGGCGCGCATCGCCGGCCCGCTGGAAGTCACCGGCCCGGCCGCGCCGCGGGATCTGCCGGGCATTCGCAAGAGCGGCGAGTTGCGCGTGCTGGTCAACCAGAGCCGCAACAGCTCCGGCGAGGTGAAGGGGCAGAGCATCGGTGTCGAGTATCAGCGCCTGCGCGCGCTGGAGCAGTACCTCAACCGCAATGCCCGTGACGGGCGCACCCTGCGCCTGAAGCTGATTCCCAAAGCCAAGGATCAGCTGCTCGCCGCCCTGCAGCGCGGCGAGGGCGATCTGGTTGCACCCGGTGAGCTGCTCAGCGGCAAGGGCAGCAACGTACTGGCCAGCGAAGCGATACGTCGCGACGTGCCGGTGGTGATCGTCGCGCGGCAGGGCAATCGTCGATATCAGCGGCTTGAGCAGCTGTCCGGCCGCAGCCTGTCGTTGCCGGTCGGCAGCGTCGCCAAGGACGCCCTGCACGACATCAACCTCAAGCTCGCCGAGCGCAAGTTACCGCCCATTCTGGTCGAGTGGGTGGACCCGACTCTCGCGGTTGAGGACGTGCTGGAAATGGTCCAGGCCGGCATTTTCGATTTCACCGCCGCGGAGCTGCCAATCGCCGAGCGCTGGGCCAAGGTGATGCCCAAGCTGCGCGTCGATCGTCACCTGGTGCTCGATGATCAGGGCGACATGCGCTGGTACATGCGCCGCGATGCGCCAATGCTCAGCGCCAGCGTCGATCGCTTTCTGGAAGGCTATCGGGCACCGTCCGATCAGGACGCCGCCTTCCAACGTGTCTACCGGCGCCTCTACAAAGTGCATTCGCCCATGGGCCGCGCCGAACGCCAACGTCTGGAGCGCGTGCGGCCGGTGCTGCAGCGTTACGCCGAGCAGCATGATTTCGACTGGCTGGCGCTGGCGGCGCTGGCCTTCAAGGAGTCGACCCTCAACCCGATGGCCCGCGGCAGCAGCGGCGCCACCGGTCTGATGCAGATTACTCCCGCCGCGGCGCGCAGCGTGGGTATCAGCGACATCTCACGCATCGAGAGCAACGTGCAGGCCAGTGCCAAGTACCTGGCCAAGATCCGCCGTGGCTTCTTCAACAGCCCGCGGCTCAACGAGCGCGAGCGCATGGCCTTCGTGCTGGCCGGCTACAACCTCGGGCCGCAGCGCGTGCAGAGCCTGCGCGCCGAGGCGCGGCGGCGCGGTCTAAACCCGGATCAATGGTTCTTTCAGGTCGAGCGGGTGGCCATGGAGGAGCTGGGCATGGGCGTGGTCAGCTACGTCAACGCGGTGAACAAGTATTACCTGGCTTACGCGCGTGAGCGTTATTCGTTGGAGCCTGCGCAAAAGGTGAGTGCTCGCAACTAA
- a CDS encoding DoxX family protein yields the protein MNTFIKSLATTRAGFGLTVLRVLVGITFMAHGSQKLFGWFGGYGLAGVAQWMESIGLAPGYLMALMAGSAEFFGGLALVIGLLVRPASAVLAFTMLVAIFSVHIGNGFFMADNGYEFALALLAATLALLIEGAGRLSLDKRIAG from the coding sequence ATGAACACCTTCATCAAATCCCTGGCAACCACCCGCGCCGGCTTCGGCTTGACCGTCCTGCGCGTGCTGGTCGGTATCACCTTCATGGCCCATGGCTCGCAGAAGCTGTTCGGCTGGTTCGGCGGTTACGGCCTGGCAGGCGTTGCCCAATGGATGGAGAGCATCGGCCTGGCGCCGGGTTACCTGATGGCCCTGATGGCCGGCAGCGCCGAGTTCTTCGGTGGTCTGGCGCTGGTCATCGGCCTGCTGGTGCGCCCGGCGTCGGCGGTGCTGGCGTTCACCATGCTGGTGGCGATCTTCTCGGTGCATATCGGCAATGGCTTCTTCATGGCCGACAATGGCTACGAGTTCGCCCTGGCGCTGCTGGCCGCCACGCTGGCCCTGCTGATCGAAGGCGCCGGGCGCCTGTCGCTGGACAAGCGCATCGCCGGTTGA
- a CDS encoding acyl-CoA thioesterase — MDFVELLEQVQRSPEALTIGPDWAQGRTSFGGLMAALVYTVMRSKVPAERLPRSLAITFVAPVTPGLAVSFEAEVLRSGSAVSQVLGRAMQNGEVVTLIQGSFGAPRQSSVSVQALPTPMIKAPEQSQELPYIAKVTPEFTRHLAMRWGLGGMPFSGNPSREMGGWVRLRDQAPNRMLDEAHLLALVDAWPPAVLSLLSKPAPGSSLTWTIEFIQPLIPIAADQWCLYRAEIEQARDGYGHIAAGLWSADGQLLAISRQTVTVFA; from the coding sequence ATGGATTTCGTCGAGTTACTGGAGCAGGTACAGCGTTCGCCCGAGGCGCTGACGATCGGGCCGGATTGGGCCCAGGGGCGTACGAGTTTCGGCGGCCTGATGGCGGCGCTGGTTTATACGGTGATGCGCAGCAAGGTGCCTGCCGAAAGGCTGCCACGCTCGCTGGCGATCACCTTCGTGGCACCGGTCACGCCAGGCCTTGCGGTGAGTTTCGAGGCCGAAGTGCTGCGCTCCGGCTCGGCGGTCAGTCAGGTGCTGGGGCGCGCCATGCAGAACGGCGAGGTGGTCACTCTGATCCAGGGCAGTTTCGGTGCGCCGCGTCAGTCTTCGGTCAGCGTGCAGGCGTTGCCGACCCCGATGATCAAGGCGCCCGAACAGAGTCAGGAATTGCCGTACATCGCTAAGGTCACGCCGGAATTCACCCGCCATCTGGCGATGCGCTGGGGTCTGGGCGGTATGCCGTTCAGTGGCAATCCGTCTCGAGAGATGGGCGGCTGGGTACGTCTTCGCGATCAGGCGCCAAATCGAATGCTCGACGAGGCCCACCTGCTGGCCCTGGTCGATGCCTGGCCGCCGGCAGTGCTGTCGTTGCTCAGCAAGCCGGCGCCCGGCAGTTCGCTCACCTGGACCATCGAGTTCATCCAGCCCTTGATTCCGATCGCCGCTGATCAGTGGTGCCTGTATCGCGCCGAGATCGAGCAGGCCCGCGATGGCTACGGGCATATAGCGGCGGGGCTGTGGAGCGCGGACGGCCAGTTGCTGGCCATCAGCCGTCAGACGGTTACGGTTTTCGCCTGA